From a single Micrococcales bacterium genomic region:
- a CDS encoding ABC transporter ATP-binding protein, with protein MDQIIEFADIGDFLEAPVKHYSSGMYVRLGFAVAVMVRPEILIVDEVIAVGDEEFQRKCFDYLHGLRKAGTSLIIVSHGLSSITDLCDEALWLEAGNPRALGPSPAVTQAYLDEVNNREAAKSVQPAVVTPDAVPLAEGRRGSGEIRFLALEMINGGGESTSVLISGEPARLRIHYECVTEVTDAAFTVSLRNRIGAEVLMLSSVNGGKFHMIPGRGYVDFVTDELLLLSGTYAVNSSITSEGTVLDAWAECAEITVRPAGVEVGGTYLQRGAWVHLPLTTEVQSPS; from the coding sequence ATGGACCAGATCATCGAGTTCGCGGACATCGGGGACTTCCTCGAGGCGCCCGTCAAGCACTACTCCAGCGGCATGTACGTGCGTCTGGGATTCGCCGTTGCCGTCATGGTGCGTCCGGAGATCCTGATCGTCGACGAGGTCATCGCGGTCGGGGATGAGGAGTTCCAGCGCAAGTGCTTCGACTACCTCCACGGACTGCGCAAGGCGGGCACCAGCCTGATCATCGTCTCCCACGGGCTGAGCAGCATCACCGATCTGTGTGACGAAGCCCTTTGGCTCGAGGCCGGGAACCCGCGGGCACTGGGGCCCTCTCCGGCCGTGACGCAGGCCTACCTCGACGAGGTCAACAACCGGGAGGCGGCGAAGTCCGTGCAACCGGCCGTTGTGACACCCGACGCAGTGCCTCTCGCGGAGGGCCGCCGTGGATCGGGCGAGATCCGGTTCCTCGCCCTGGAGATGATCAACGGTGGCGGGGAGTCGACGTCGGTACTCATCAGCGGAGAGCCCGCCCGCCTGCGTATCCACTACGAGTGCGTCACGGAGGTCACCGACGCCGCGTTCACGGTGTCGCTGCGCAACCGCATCGGCGCTGAGGTGCTGATGCTCTCGTCGGTCAACGGCGGCAAGTTCCACATGATCCCGGGGCGGGGATACGTGGACTTCGTCACTGACGAGTTGCTCCTGCTGAGCGGTACCTACGCCGTGAACTCCAGCATCACGTCCGAGGGGACGGTGCTGGATGCCTGGGCGGAGTGCGCGGAGATCACCGTACGTCCGGCCGGCGTCGAGGTGGGGGGTACCTACCTGCAGCGCGGTGCGTGGGTCCACCTGCCCCTGACGACCGAGGTCCAGTCGCCATCGTGA
- a CDS encoding ABC transporter permease, with translation MAAPPRIRGSDSPSLRSRWPLIWSFAQRDLKARFTVTALGLLWTLIVPLATVLIYSVVFSVIFRAQAPPMGSGQSVFAAWFFCGLVTWNVFSQISSSGMSSIVGMGAMLQKVYIPSYVPVVSAGVSVGVERLLEAGVMLLVMLVLLNVGWTWLLYPFVLLLLGVFAMSLATCWQSRTCTSATPARSSRSSCKCGSS, from the coding sequence ATGGCTGCGCCGCCCAGGATTCGCGGCAGTGACTCACCATCGCTTCGTAGCCGGTGGCCCCTCATCTGGTCGTTCGCGCAACGCGATCTCAAGGCGCGGTTCACGGTCACCGCCTTGGGGCTGCTGTGGACCCTCATCGTCCCCCTGGCCACGGTGCTGATCTACAGCGTCGTGTTCTCCGTCATCTTCCGCGCGCAGGCACCCCCCATGGGCAGCGGTCAGTCCGTGTTCGCCGCCTGGTTCTTCTGCGGGCTGGTCACCTGGAACGTGTTCTCCCAGATCTCGAGTTCGGGGATGAGTTCGATCGTGGGCATGGGCGCGATGTTGCAGAAGGTCTACATCCCCTCCTACGTACCGGTGGTCTCCGCCGGCGTGTCCGTCGGTGTCGAGCGGCTGCTCGAAGCCGGCGTGATGCTGCTGGTGATGCTGGTCCTCCTCAACGTGGGCTGGACCTGGTTGCTCTACCCCTTCGTGCTGCTGCTGCTCGGCGTGTTCGCCATGAGCCTGGCTACCTGCTGGCAGTCGCGAACGTGCACTTCCGCGACACCGGCCAGATCTTCGCGATCGTCATGCAAATGTGGTTCTTCCTGA
- a CDS encoding glycosyltransferase family 4 protein: MGDLWRRRVPYLIEAFQLVAGEDWRLLIGGDYEAVAGGSVVREFTRVLGEDPRIRLLGFVPEERMGDFYASLDVFAFPSVNPLEAFGIAQLEAMFSGVPVVASELPGVRQPILRSGFGRLTPPRDVEALAEAMREVVKAPKSVWEGMADSAEEAFGITNCIDSWDALLLAAARAT, from the coding sequence TTGGGCGACTTGTGGAGGAGAAGGGTTCCTTATCTGATCGAAGCTTTCCAACTGGTGGCAGGAGAGGACTGGAGACTGCTTATCGGAGGCGACTACGAAGCCGTCGCAGGAGGAAGCGTGGTCCGAGAATTCACCCGAGTGCTGGGTGAGGATCCGCGAATCAGACTCCTCGGTTTCGTGCCGGAGGAGCGCATGGGTGATTTCTACGCCTCGCTGGATGTCTTCGCCTTTCCCTCAGTCAACCCGCTGGAGGCGTTCGGCATCGCACAGTTGGAGGCAATGTTCAGCGGCGTTCCGGTTGTCGCCAGCGAGTTGCCCGGGGTGCGGCAACCGATCCTGCGTTCAGGGTTTGGGCGTCTGACGCCGCCCAGAGACGTGGAGGCATTGGCAGAAGCGATGCGCGAGGTGGTGAAAGCGCCGAAATCGGTGTGGGAGGGCATGGCCGATTCAGCCGAGGAGGCTTTCGGCATCACCAACTGCATCGACTCCTGGGACGCACTACTGCTGGCCGCAGCAAGGGCGACATAG
- a CDS encoding glycosyltransferase yields MVGLDYYAPYVSGLTNSARDIAEGLAGMGWRVTVVAAQHSPRVPLREVIGGVEVIRVPTVGHIGKGVISPRLPSVCVRHMSRADVGLLHLPMAEAGAIATMLRRRTPLVAMYHCDVHLPPSLVNRYVERAVDTSSRICVRQSEKVVVTSTDYLASSRLRSAIWDKHSAIPSRACPTARGACVQRWTRAPRGLPWATCGGEGFLI; encoded by the coding sequence GTGGTTGGTCTTGACTACTATGCACCCTACGTCAGCGGATTGACCAACTCTGCTCGCGACATCGCTGAGGGCCTCGCCGGAATGGGCTGGCGCGTCACGGTCGTCGCGGCCCAACACTCCCCCCGCGTACCCCTGCGAGAGGTGATCGGGGGCGTCGAGGTCATCCGGGTTCCCACAGTCGGACACATCGGAAAAGGCGTCATTTCGCCGCGGCTACCTAGCGTCTGCGTGAGACACATGTCTCGTGCAGATGTCGGTTTGCTGCACCTTCCGATGGCAGAAGCAGGAGCGATCGCAACCATGCTGCGCAGAAGGACTCCCCTCGTGGCGATGTACCACTGCGATGTTCATCTACCTCCGTCATTAGTGAACAGGTATGTCGAGAGGGCTGTGGACACGTCCTCCCGCATCTGCGTTCGTCAAAGTGAAAAGGTGGTCGTGACTTCGACGGACTATCTGGCCTCGTCGCGACTCCGATCAGCGATCTGGGACAAACACTCGGCCATCCCCTCCCGCGCATGTCCGACCGCTCGGGGTGCCTGCGTACAGAGATGGACCAGGGCCCCACGTGGGCTTCCTTGGGCGACTTGTGGAGGAGAAGGGTTCCTTATCTGA
- a CDS encoding glycosyltransferase encodes MTAVSILMPAYNYARYLPEAIDSVLAQSDPNWELLVMDDNSSDNTWEVLTSYRDPRIHVFRSDVNRGAAATSNGLYRRATGDLIAHLDADDRYHREFIARHRAFLSEHPDVDICGTYTCEIGADGQTNDQSEVTAWFNHDLDLNEPENWVWQNRLSHGSTMIRRSVYDHIGLASEDLSVTLDWDFWVRALAAGHRFHVLPDVLFEWRVHGSNITYAGDAERVRCWSVTSGRTFHPYLDRIHRPDLKAQNLAGFLTHKEMANQPTAFVTSILGNVLTGDPDELAEAVAHVATEITGLRDAYVELRESLRERRQESTQLTAELSETRMERNTLSDRLHAAEIDRRSAQAQLQQLQTTRLYRAARRVRRTLSPKGR; translated from the coding sequence GTGACGGCCGTCTCGATCCTGATGCCGGCCTACAACTACGCGAGATACCTGCCGGAGGCGATCGACTCGGTCCTGGCGCAGAGTGATCCCAACTGGGAACTGCTGGTCATGGACGACAACTCCTCGGACAACACCTGGGAGGTACTGACGTCGTACCGGGACCCCCGGATCCACGTCTTCCGGTCCGACGTCAACCGGGGCGCAGCCGCCACGAGCAACGGTCTGTACCGGCGCGCGACGGGGGACCTGATCGCCCACTTGGATGCCGACGACCGCTACCACCGCGAGTTCATCGCACGGCACCGCGCGTTCCTGTCCGAGCACCCCGACGTTGACATCTGTGGCACCTACACCTGCGAGATCGGTGCGGACGGCCAGACCAACGATCAGTCCGAGGTCACCGCCTGGTTCAACCATGATCTGGACCTCAACGAACCCGAGAACTGGGTCTGGCAGAACCGCCTCAGTCACGGCAGCACGATGATCCGTCGCAGCGTCTACGACCACATCGGCCTGGCCAGCGAGGACCTGAGTGTCACCCTCGACTGGGACTTCTGGGTGCGGGCACTGGCGGCGGGCCACCGGTTCCATGTCCTTCCCGATGTCCTGTTCGAGTGGCGTGTGCATGGGAGCAACATCACCTACGCCGGTGACGCCGAGAGGGTGCGCTGCTGGTCGGTGACCTCCGGGCGCACCTTCCACCCCTATCTGGATCGAATCCACCGCCCGGATCTCAAAGCCCAGAACCTCGCCGGTTTTCTCACGCACAAGGAGATGGCGAACCAGCCGACGGCGTTCGTCACGTCGATTCTGGGGAACGTCTTGACCGGCGATCCCGACGAACTGGCAGAAGCCGTCGCGCATGTGGCGACCGAGATCACCGGTCTGCGCGATGCCTACGTCGAATTGCGCGAATCCCTCCGCGAACGCCGTCAGGAATCAACCCAACTGACGGCTGAGCTGTCCGAGACCCGCATGGAACGAAACACGCTCAGCGACCGGCTGCATGCCGCGGAGATCGACCGCAGATCAGCGCAAGCACAACTGCAGCAGCTCCAAACCACACGGCTCTACCGCGCGGCCCGCCGCGTCCGCCGCACCCTGAGCCCCAAGGGCCGCTAA
- a CDS encoding DUF2304 domain-containing protein has product MTISYLLGIAAASGTVLFIIELLRRGILREKYAALWLAVSAGLLLFAVFPGLLAGLSRLLGFQVPANLLFLLAAVLLLLVSVQLSYEISRVESRTRRLAEEFALLRNEVDELRRDT; this is encoded by the coding sequence ATGACGATTTCCTACCTGCTCGGCATCGCCGCGGCGTCGGGCACCGTGCTCTTCATCATCGAACTGCTGCGCCGCGGCATCCTGCGCGAGAAGTACGCGGCTCTGTGGCTGGCGGTGTCGGCCGGCCTGTTGCTGTTCGCGGTCTTTCCGGGACTGCTCGCTGGTCTGTCCCGCCTGCTCGGCTTCCAGGTGCCCGCGAACCTGTTGTTCCTGCTCGCCGCTGTACTGCTGCTGCTGGTGAGCGTCCAGCTCAGCTACGAGATCAGCCGGGTGGAGTCCCGCACCCGCCGGCTCGCAGAGGAGTTCGCGCTGCTGCGCAACGAGGTCGACGAACTGCGCCGGGACACCTAG
- a CDS encoding glycosyltransferase family 2 protein: MGRPQSILVAIPALNEQSTVSEVVRQVRETVPEAQVLVIDDGSEDRTGEVAQAAGAEVLRLPFNVGVGGAMRTAFLYAVHDDVDVVIQIDADGQHDPSDIPALVGALSSASVVVGSRFAGSGTYAVHGPRAWAMHLLARVLSRMAGTDLTDTTSGLRAADRAAIRLFAKHYPAEYLGDTVESLVIAIRSGLLVTEVPVTMQHRRAGASSQTPLRATLYLGRAILALLVALTRRRNPDGV, translated from the coding sequence ATGGGGCGCCCGCAGTCGATACTCGTCGCCATCCCGGCCCTCAACGAGCAGTCGACGGTCAGCGAAGTCGTGCGACAGGTGCGCGAGACGGTTCCGGAAGCGCAGGTGCTGGTGATCGACGACGGCTCAGAGGACCGGACCGGCGAGGTCGCACAGGCTGCGGGGGCGGAGGTGTTGCGGCTGCCATTCAACGTGGGTGTGGGCGGCGCCATGCGCACCGCTTTCCTCTATGCCGTGCACGACGACGTCGACGTTGTGATCCAGATTGATGCCGACGGTCAGCACGACCCCTCTGACATCCCCGCACTGGTCGGCGCGCTGTCCTCGGCGTCGGTGGTGGTGGGCTCGCGTTTCGCAGGATCGGGCACCTATGCCGTCCACGGGCCGCGGGCATGGGCGATGCACCTACTGGCGCGGGTGCTCAGCAGGATGGCCGGCACCGACCTGACCGACACGACCTCCGGATTGCGCGCTGCGGACCGGGCCGCCATCCGGCTGTTCGCCAAGCACTACCCGGCCGAGTACCTCGGGGACACTGTGGAATCGCTGGTGATCGCGATCCGGTCCGGCCTGCTGGTGACCGAGGTCCCCGTGACGATGCAGCACCGACGTGCCGGTGCCTCCAGCCAGACGCCGTTGCGCGCGACGCTCTATCTGGGACGGGCGATCCTGGCGCTGTTGGTGGCCCTGACCAGACGACGCAATCCGGATGGGGTGTGA
- a CDS encoding DUF2142 domain-containing protein, with protein MGRNAGVRRGRIMAVVVAVAWLALGLAWSLASPPGSSPDDDFHLGSIWCAWGRESTGCVEGAIGETRVEVQVPALQQAFSNCVALKPEASAACQFAAEGPAPTTANTGLYPPGYYSFLRLFATDNLAGSIVAMRMAIWIVCSALWAGLLLVMPRTSRHRVLLAVLAAFVPLGLFLSASTNPSGLAVTTIPVAVLAVAFAGDFKRRRGAAAVGLAAVAGVAAVVTRSDAPFLLALGLGAVLLLRVRDWRSAGSWWPAPAAVAASVLLGLFIAGTQTRNITGGLPGADGTASGAGPSIGAVLRSLPTYFVGEYATTLGYMDVPMPAVVWAPVAAVMAATAVLGLASWRLEKGLAVLLVVLGQVVALLARQRPAGVGPRGRAGRESVAGTASGARSLHRGARGAGRAPVAA; from the coding sequence GTGGGCAGGAATGCCGGTGTCCGCCGTGGCCGGATCATGGCGGTGGTGGTGGCTGTCGCCTGGCTGGCTCTGGGGCTGGCATGGTCGCTGGCGAGCCCGCCGGGATCCTCACCGGACGACGACTTCCACCTGGGTTCCATCTGGTGTGCCTGGGGACGCGAATCCACGGGGTGCGTCGAGGGCGCCATCGGTGAGACCAGGGTCGAAGTGCAGGTCCCCGCGCTGCAGCAGGCCTTCTCCAACTGCGTGGCGCTGAAACCGGAGGCCAGCGCCGCCTGCCAGTTCGCAGCGGAGGGCCCGGCACCGACGACGGCGAACACCGGACTGTACCCGCCGGGCTACTACTCGTTCCTGCGACTGTTCGCCACGGACAACCTCGCGGGCTCCATCGTGGCCATGAGGATGGCGATCTGGATCGTCTGTTCAGCGCTGTGGGCGGGCTTGTTACTGGTCATGCCCAGGACATCGAGGCATCGGGTCCTGCTGGCCGTCCTGGCAGCATTCGTCCCGCTCGGGCTGTTCCTGTCGGCCTCGACCAATCCCAGTGGCCTGGCCGTGACCACCATCCCGGTGGCGGTGCTGGCCGTCGCGTTCGCCGGGGACTTCAAGCGGCGACGGGGTGCGGCGGCCGTGGGACTGGCAGCGGTGGCGGGCGTGGCGGCCGTCGTGACCCGCTCCGACGCGCCGTTCCTGCTGGCCCTTGGACTCGGGGCTGTGCTGCTTCTGCGGGTCCGCGACTGGCGTTCAGCGGGTTCCTGGTGGCCGGCTCCCGCGGCGGTGGCGGCCAGTGTCCTGCTGGGGCTGTTCATCGCGGGCACCCAGACGCGCAACATCACCGGGGGTCTGCCCGGGGCGGACGGGACCGCGTCGGGGGCGGGTCCGTCCATCGGTGCTGTGCTGCGGTCACTGCCGACCTACTTCGTCGGGGAATATGCCACGACTCTCGGCTACATGGACGTCCCCATGCCGGCGGTGGTGTGGGCACCCGTGGCAGCGGTGATGGCGGCCACTGCGGTGCTGGGGCTGGCCTCTTGGCGCCTGGAGAAGGGCCTGGCGGTCCTGCTCGTCGTTTTGGGCCAGGTGGTGGCCCTGCTGGCGCGTCAACGGCCCGCAGGCGTTGGTCCTCGGGGTCGCGCTGGCCGGGAGTCAGTCGCTGGCACTGCATCAGGTGCTCGTTCGCTACACCGTGGGGCTCGGGGCGCCGGGCGAGCACCTGTGGCTGCGTGA
- a CDS encoding sugar transferase, protein MSIVAMAVDALVIAVSVAIGLFVAQGSGAYPWFVALTILGVWVAVLAMRGAYDSSRIGVGSEEFKNVITATVGTFAFFASVGFILEISDGRKFMVATFLAGAVLLPLGRRLMRVWVFSQRHKGNLMRRTLVIGSGPALDDIEAGLSKDPRTGFKVVVDMPGPTSLTALDAWLDQVGSALEEYEVDAVAISQASAITGEMVRRLSWRLEGPSIDLLVAPTLGDVTGPRLNIRPAAGLPLMHLEEPRLTGPKALLKRATDVVFAGVGLILVAPLMALIALIIRLTSPGPALFIQERVGRAGRVYRLVKFRSMYEGSHESREDVLGSIAGDPDAYRTDPRITPFGRFLRRWSLDELPQLWNVVKGNMSLVGPRPMLVEELPLLGTSDHRRHLTKPGVTGLWQVAGRKEVEWSERMQMDLRYVENWSPTLDLVIMVKTVKAVATGRGAH, encoded by the coding sequence ATGAGCATCGTGGCAATGGCCGTCGATGCCCTCGTCATCGCCGTTTCGGTGGCCATCGGCCTGTTCGTCGCACAGGGCTCCGGCGCGTATCCCTGGTTCGTGGCATTGACCATCCTCGGTGTCTGGGTGGCGGTACTGGCCATGCGTGGTGCCTATGACAGCAGCCGGATCGGGGTCGGTTCCGAGGAATTCAAGAACGTGATCACCGCCACCGTGGGCACGTTCGCGTTCTTCGCCTCAGTCGGTTTCATCCTCGAGATCAGCGACGGCCGCAAGTTCATGGTGGCCACCTTCCTCGCGGGTGCGGTCCTGCTGCCGCTGGGCAGGCGCTTGATGCGCGTGTGGGTCTTCAGCCAGCGCCACAAGGGCAACCTCATGCGCAGGACTCTGGTGATAGGTTCCGGTCCGGCTCTCGACGACATCGAGGCCGGCCTGTCCAAGGATCCGCGCACCGGCTTCAAGGTGGTTGTGGACATGCCCGGTCCCACCTCGCTGACAGCGCTGGACGCATGGCTCGACCAGGTCGGTTCGGCTCTCGAGGAGTACGAAGTCGACGCTGTCGCCATCAGTCAGGCCTCCGCCATCACCGGTGAAATGGTCCGACGGCTCTCGTGGCGGCTGGAAGGTCCCAGCATCGACTTGCTCGTCGCCCCCACTCTCGGTGATGTCACCGGTCCCCGGCTGAACATCCGCCCGGCAGCCGGCCTGCCTTTGATGCACCTCGAGGAGCCCCGGCTCACAGGGCCGAAGGCGCTGCTCAAACGTGCCACCGATGTGGTCTTCGCGGGCGTGGGCCTGATCCTCGTGGCGCCGCTGATGGCCCTCATCGCGCTGATCATCCGCCTGACCTCCCCGGGTCCGGCGCTGTTCATCCAGGAGCGGGTCGGCCGGGCGGGCAGGGTGTACCGCCTGGTGAAGTTCCGGAGCATGTACGAGGGCTCCCATGAGAGCCGCGAAGACGTGCTGGGCAGCATCGCGGGGGATCCAGACGCCTACCGGACCGACCCCCGCATCACCCCCTTCGGCCGGTTCCTGCGCCGCTGGTCACTCGACGAGCTGCCCCAGTTATGGAACGTCGTGAAGGGCAACATGAGCCTGGTTGGCCCCCGGCCGATGCTCGTCGAGGAGTTGCCGCTGCTCGGCACCTCCGACCATCGGCGGCATCTGACCAAGCCGGGCGTCACCGGTCTCTGGCAGGTCGCCGGCCGCAAAGAGGTCGAGTGGTCCGAGCGGATGCAGATGGATCTGCGATACGTCGAGAACTGGTCACCGACGCTGGACCTGGTGATCATGGTGAAGACCGTCAAGGCCGTCGCCACGGGCCGCGGGGCTCACTGA
- a CDS encoding decaprenyl-phosphate phosphoribosyltransferase — MTTEAATSVARGLLVSMRPKQWIKNLLVLAVPLASGQIGNASVLGYTLLAFVSFCAASSAVYLTNDVLDREADLNHPTKRSRPIAAGTVPVLVAAGTAALLAVVALGAPLALGSPDLSLLLLAYLLLQAVYVFWAKHQPVLDLASVAAGFVLRAIAGGVASGIPISTWFLTVTAASAMFVVAGKRYSELVTHGHEAETRRGLREYSEGYLRFVWGVSVGIAVVFYGLWASEFGDGGSALWAQLSVIPFVLLLLRYARDVDAGCAEAPEDLVWGDRVLQILGVIWAILFGLQVLG, encoded by the coding sequence ATGACCACTGAGGCAGCGACGTCGGTCGCCCGCGGCCTGCTGGTCTCCATGCGGCCCAAGCAGTGGATCAAGAACCTCCTCGTGCTCGCGGTGCCGCTGGCCTCGGGGCAGATCGGGAACGCCTCGGTCCTCGGCTACACGCTGCTGGCCTTCGTCTCGTTCTGTGCCGCCTCGTCCGCGGTCTACCTCACCAACGACGTCCTCGACCGCGAAGCCGATCTGAACCACCCCACGAAGCGGAGTCGTCCTATCGCTGCGGGCACGGTTCCGGTGCTGGTCGCAGCTGGGACCGCTGCGCTCCTCGCGGTGGTGGCACTCGGGGCCCCCCTGGCCCTGGGCAGCCCGGACCTGTCCCTGCTGCTGCTCGCCTACCTGTTGCTACAAGCCGTGTATGTTTTCTGGGCCAAGCACCAGCCCGTCCTCGACCTCGCCAGCGTGGCAGCCGGGTTCGTCCTGCGGGCGATCGCCGGCGGTGTCGCCAGTGGGATCCCGATCAGCACGTGGTTCCTCACCGTCACCGCGGCATCGGCGATGTTCGTGGTGGCGGGCAAGCGCTACAGCGAACTGGTGACCCACGGCCACGAGGCGGAAACCCGCCGGGGGCTGCGCGAGTACTCCGAGGGCTACCTGCGGTTCGTCTGGGGCGTATCGGTCGGCATCGCGGTGGTCTTCTACGGGCTGTGGGCCTCAGAATTCGGTGACGGTGGCAGCGCCCTGTGGGCGCAGCTCTCGGTGATCCCCTTCGTCCTGCTACTGCTGCGCTACGCCCGCGACGTGGATGCGGGGTGCGCGGAGGCCCCGGAGGATCTCGTGTGGGGTGACCGGGTTCTGCAGATCCTCGGGGTGATCTGGGCGATCCTGTTCGGACTGCAGGTGCTGGGCTGA
- a CDS encoding DUF1972 domain-containing protein encodes MRRVALLGTRGIPARHGGFETAVEFIGPGLARRGWDVTVYCRNPGQTLRHYQGTRLVNLPALRLKAAETLSHTALSTAHAMFHGLDVAIVFNSGNAPFVSPLKLRGIPVAVHVDGLEAERAKWEGFGARYYAWAERSAVMHADAIIADAHAIADYVQQRYGREGVYLPYGAPLVDPPAPRLAEVGLTRDGYHLCVARFEPENHVLEIVRGYRRSAAKLPLVVVGAASYSHEYATAVAGAARGEQRIRLLGSVWDQELLDQLYVGSRSVLHGHSVGGTNPSLLRAMGASTRITAYDCAFNREVTGGHAAWFTDETGVARAVDHDEVAHDDRGRLARLRAETAYVWEDVIDGYADLCERLAR; translated from the coding sequence GTGAGGCGCGTCGCCCTGCTGGGCACCCGGGGCATCCCGGCGCGCCACGGCGGCTTCGAGACCGCCGTGGAGTTCATCGGGCCCGGGCTGGCACGACGCGGGTGGGATGTCACGGTGTACTGCCGCAACCCCGGCCAGACCCTGCGGCATTACCAGGGCACCCGGCTGGTCAACCTGCCGGCACTGCGGCTGAAGGCTGCCGAGACTCTCAGCCACACCGCGCTGTCCACAGCACATGCGATGTTCCACGGCCTCGACGTGGCGATCGTGTTCAACAGCGGCAACGCCCCGTTCGTCTCGCCGCTGAAACTGCGTGGCATCCCCGTGGCCGTGCACGTCGACGGCCTTGAGGCGGAGCGAGCCAAGTGGGAGGGGTTCGGCGCCAGGTACTACGCGTGGGCGGAGCGCTCGGCGGTCATGCACGCGGACGCGATCATCGCCGACGCCCACGCCATCGCCGACTACGTGCAGCAACGCTACGGCCGTGAGGGCGTGTACCTGCCCTACGGTGCGCCGCTGGTCGATCCGCCGGCGCCTCGCCTGGCGGAGGTCGGCCTGACTCGGGACGGCTACCACCTGTGCGTGGCACGCTTCGAGCCCGAGAACCATGTGCTGGAGATCGTGCGCGGCTACCGGCGCAGCGCAGCGAAACTCCCCCTGGTCGTGGTGGGCGCGGCCAGTTACTCCCACGAGTACGCGACCGCCGTGGCAGGCGCGGCGCGCGGCGAACAGCGGATCCGGCTGCTCGGATCGGTCTGGGACCAGGAGCTGCTCGACCAGCTCTACGTCGGCTCCCGCAGCGTCCTGCACGGCCATTCCGTCGGCGGGACGAACCCCTCCCTGCTGCGCGCCATGGGCGCCAGCACCCGCATCACCGCCTACGACTGCGCCTTCAACCGCGAGGTCACCGGCGGTCACGCAGCATGGTTCACCGACGAGACCGGGGTCGCCCGTGCGGTGGACCACGACGAGGTGGCGCACGACGACCGCGGCCGGCTGGCACGCCTGCGGGCCGAGACCGCGTACGTGTGGGAGGACGTCATCGACGGGTACGCGGACCTGTGCGAAAGGCTGGCCCGGTGA
- a CDS encoding beta-galactosidase produces MIRWAVLPAVVAVGVMSVPGTAAAKTIGPEQFGLHVAALGAGATPGVSVSAVRLWDAGVRWDQIQPTKGTYDWAALDNAVAAAERAGASEILYVLGSTPKWAASRFSSTDLYGPGTASLPKKSSYYLKYAKAVAQRYQGRITAYQIWNEANTRSFYNGGKYDGWIKLAALTKKASKTIRAADPKADIVAASSTVIPTAKFQTESFFFRYLRELKRQKAKVDAISVHLYPVNPKQGPDARVASIAAVRQVMGKVGINKPLWDTEVNYGDRRTASQVVPKPKKAAAYVARTYLDSARYGIARTYWYGWDIDVLGISLTAPDGSVTRAGRAFLNTRDWLSAGAWKGCKTSRGITTCSVGATRIVYAATSKTIKRPSGVTTVTTLTGSTKPAATTVKVGAAPIRLS; encoded by the coding sequence ATGATCCGTTGGGCTGTGCTGCCTGCAGTGGTGGCCGTCGGTGTGATGTCAGTGCCGGGGACCGCCGCCGCCAAGACGATCGGTCCGGAGCAGTTCGGCCTGCATGTGGCGGCACTGGGTGCCGGTGCGACCCCCGGGGTGAGCGTCTCCGCGGTACGGCTGTGGGATGCCGGCGTGCGCTGGGATCAGATCCAGCCCACGAAGGGCACCTACGACTGGGCCGCGCTGGACAACGCCGTGGCCGCCGCCGAGCGCGCTGGGGCATCGGAGATCCTCTACGTCCTCGGGTCCACCCCGAAGTGGGCGGCCAGCCGGTTCTCCAGCACCGACCTGTACGGCCCCGGCACCGCCTCGCTGCCGAAGAAGTCCTCCTACTACCTCAAGTACGCCAAGGCCGTCGCCCAGCGGTACCAGGGGCGCATCACGGCCTACCAGATCTGGAACGAGGCCAACACCCGCAGCTTCTACAACGGCGGGAAGTACGACGGGTGGATCAAGCTCGCGGCACTGACCAAGAAGGCGTCCAAGACCATCCGCGCGGCCGACCCGAAGGCCGACATCGTGGCTGCGTCCAGCACCGTGATCCCCACGGCGAAGTTCCAGACGGAGAGTTTCTTCTTCCGCTACCTGCGCGAGTTGAAACGGCAGAAGGCAAAGGTCGACGCGATCAGCGTGCACCTGTACCCGGTCAACCCGAAGCAGGGTCCGGACGCCCGCGTGGCCAGCATCGCCGCGGTCCGGCAGGTCATGGGCAAGGTAGGCATCAACAAGCCGCTGTGGGACACCGAGGTCAACTACGGGGACCGGCGCACCGCCAGTCAGGTCGTGCCGAAGCCGAAGAAAGCCGCCGCCTACGTCGCGCGCACCTACCTGGACTCCGCGCGGTACGGCATCGCGCGCACGTACTGGTACGGCTGGGACATCGACGTGCTCGGCATCTCGCTGACCGCGCCGGACGGGTCGGTAACCCGCGCCGGGCGCGCGTTCCTGAACACCCGCGACTGGCTGTCCGCAGGTGCCTGGAAGGGATGCAAGACCTCCCGCGGGATCACCACCTGCTCCGTGGGCGCGACCCGGATCGTCTACGCCGCCACATCCAAGACCATCAAGCGGCCCTCGGGAGTGACCACGGTGACCACGCTCACCGGGTCGACCAAGCCCGCCGCGACGACGGTGAAGGTGGGCGCGGCGCCGATCCGGCTGTCGTGA